A section of the Marinimicrobium koreense genome encodes:
- the pgsA gene encoding CDP-diacylglycerol--glycerol-3-phosphate 3-phosphatidyltransferase, with the protein MTLANQLTLIRIVFIPLFVVVFYLPFGWAHFASAMIFSVAAITDWADGYVARKYDQSTPFGAFLDPVADKLMVVIALALLVELHATPWFTAPAIVIIGREIVISALREWMAELGERASVAVSYIGKIKTTLQMTALIVLLADLPFALFYWLGYITLYSAALLTLWSMILYLRAAWPFMRLK; encoded by the coding sequence ATGACCCTGGCGAACCAACTGACCCTGATCCGCATTGTTTTCATCCCGCTGTTTGTAGTGGTCTTCTATCTTCCGTTCGGGTGGGCCCACTTCGCCTCCGCCATGATATTCAGTGTTGCCGCCATCACCGACTGGGCCGATGGCTACGTCGCTCGCAAATACGACCAGTCCACCCCCTTTGGCGCCTTCCTGGACCCGGTGGCGGACAAGCTGATGGTGGTCATCGCCCTGGCCCTTCTGGTTGAGCTGCACGCCACACCCTGGTTCACCGCCCCGGCCATTGTGATTATCGGCCGGGAGATTGTAATTTCGGCCCTGCGGGAATGGATGGCCGAGCTGGGCGAACGCGCCAGCGTCGCGGTGTCCTACATTGGCAAGATCAAAACCACCCTGCAGATGACGGCCCTGATTGTCCTGCTGGCCGACCTGCCCTTTGCGCTCTTTTACTGGCTCGGATACATCACCCTGTACAGCGCCGCGCTACTGACCCTTTGGTCCATGATCCTCTACCTGCGCGCCGCCTGGCCGTTTATGAGGTTGAAATAG
- a CDS encoding alpha-ketoglutarate-dependent dioxygenase AlkB family protein gives MAAQQTSLFGDVADPEPEVLIREDGDVRLYRNWWTPEETRRLFDQLRTELAWQQTHIQMHGKRIPVPRLDVWYGDPGHPYRYSGVRFDPEPWTPTLEAIKSELERRQGLTFNSVLANLYRNGQDSVAWHADDEPELGRNPVIASLSLGSERRFALRHKTRKDLAPVRLDLPSGSLLVMAGTTQHFWQHQLAKTARAVGPRINLTFRTVFGAGDGGL, from the coding sequence AACAAACCTCGTTATTTGGTGACGTGGCGGACCCTGAACCGGAGGTATTGATCCGGGAGGACGGCGATGTTCGCCTGTATCGCAACTGGTGGACCCCAGAGGAAACCCGCCGGTTGTTCGACCAACTGCGTACTGAATTGGCTTGGCAGCAGACCCACATTCAGATGCACGGAAAACGGATACCGGTGCCCCGTTTGGATGTCTGGTATGGTGACCCCGGTCATCCGTATCGTTATTCTGGCGTCCGGTTCGACCCCGAACCCTGGACCCCGACCCTTGAGGCGATAAAAAGCGAGCTTGAGAGGCGACAGGGCTTGACCTTTAACAGCGTCTTGGCCAATCTTTACAGAAATGGACAGGACAGTGTGGCCTGGCATGCCGACGATGAGCCGGAGCTGGGTCGCAACCCGGTAATTGCCTCACTCAGCCTGGGCTCGGAACGACGCTTCGCGCTCAGGCACAAAACCCGCAAGGATCTCGCGCCGGTTCGGCTGGATTTGCCCAGCGGTTCGCTGCTGGTCATGGCCGGAACCACCCAGCATTTCTGGCAGCACCAACTGGCGAAAACCGCCCGAGCCGTCGGACCAAGGATCAATCTGACCTTCCGAACGGTGTTTGGTGCGGGTGATGGCGGTTTATAA
- the uvrC gene encoding excinuclease ABC subunit UvrC — protein sequence MNTPDVFDHKQFLANTTKQPGIYQMYDGGGELLYVGKAKNLKNRLSSYFRSSGLSPKTVALVAKIRQIDVTVTSSETEALILEQNLIKSHRPPYNILLRDDKSYPYIFLSSGETFPRISFHRGSKKKRGHYFGPYPNVGAVKDSLNFLQKTFQVRQCEDSVFKNRSRPCLQYQIKRCTAPCVDYISPEDYADDVRHTRMFLSGDSDTLMKELADQMDAASQALEFERAAALRDQITALRSIQSQNLIEEGYGDLDVVAAVLQAGLICVHVLFVRQGRILGSRSYYPQATLADSESDVLTEFLPQFYLASEGREIPREIITSHPVAEAELIAQALKSASGRQVTVTDKVRTHRSQWVQMATTAAQQNLTSRVNSRKNSMDRFIALQDALGLDEMPQRLECFDISHSSGELTQASCVVFDTNGPLKSDYRRFNIDGITPGDDYAAMEQALQRRYTRLQKGEGKLPDILIIDGGKGQLGKAEAVLAELGVNNVQLLGVAKGTTRKAGFETLYWAESGKEIVMSSDSPALHLLQHIRDEAHRFAITGHRQRRDKKRRTSSLEGVPGVGAGRRRELLRHFGGLQEVQKASVADLAKVPGISKRLAEEIYGHFHG from the coding sequence ATGAACACACCTGATGTATTCGACCACAAACAATTCCTAGCCAACACCACCAAACAACCGGGCATCTATCAGATGTACGACGGTGGCGGTGAGCTGCTCTACGTCGGTAAAGCCAAAAACCTGAAAAACCGGTTGTCCAGCTACTTCCGCAGCTCCGGCCTGTCTCCGAAAACCGTGGCCCTGGTGGCGAAAATTCGTCAGATCGATGTGACGGTCACCTCGAGCGAAACCGAAGCGCTGATTCTTGAGCAGAATCTGATCAAATCCCACCGGCCGCCCTATAACATTCTGTTGCGGGATGATAAGTCCTACCCCTACATTTTTCTCTCCAGTGGCGAGACCTTTCCGCGCATCAGTTTTCATCGGGGCTCCAAGAAAAAGCGCGGTCACTACTTCGGCCCTTACCCGAATGTTGGGGCGGTGAAAGACAGCCTGAATTTTCTGCAGAAAACCTTTCAGGTGCGTCAGTGCGAGGACAGTGTGTTCAAAAACCGCTCGCGCCCCTGTCTGCAATACCAGATCAAACGTTGCACCGCGCCCTGTGTGGATTACATCAGCCCGGAAGACTACGCCGACGATGTGCGCCACACCCGCATGTTTTTGAGCGGGGATAGTGACACCCTGATGAAGGAGCTGGCGGACCAGATGGACGCCGCGTCCCAGGCGCTGGAGTTTGAGCGGGCGGCGGCGCTGCGAGATCAGATCACCGCGCTGCGCTCCATTCAGTCCCAGAATCTGATTGAAGAGGGGTATGGCGATCTGGATGTGGTAGCCGCCGTGCTGCAGGCGGGGTTGATCTGCGTGCATGTGTTGTTTGTTCGCCAGGGGAGAATTCTGGGCAGTCGCAGCTACTATCCGCAGGCGACACTGGCGGATTCAGAATCCGATGTCCTGACCGAATTCCTGCCACAGTTTTATCTGGCGAGCGAGGGCCGGGAAATCCCCCGGGAAATTATCACCAGCCACCCGGTGGCGGAGGCTGAGCTGATTGCCCAGGCGCTCAAGAGTGCCTCGGGTCGCCAGGTGACGGTCACTGACAAGGTGCGCACCCATCGTTCCCAGTGGGTGCAAATGGCGACCACGGCGGCCCAGCAGAATCTCACGAGCCGGGTAAACAGCCGTAAGAACAGTATGGACCGCTTTATTGCCCTGCAGGATGCGTTGGGTCTGGACGAGATGCCCCAGCGATTGGAGTGTTTCGATATCAGTCACAGCAGCGGTGAGCTGACCCAGGCGTCCTGTGTGGTGTTCGATACCAACGGTCCGCTGAAGTCCGATTATCGCCGCTTCAATATTGACGGTATCACCCCCGGTGACGACTACGCGGCCATGGAGCAGGCGCTGCAGAGGCGCTATACCCGGTTGCAGAAAGGCGAGGGCAAGCTGCCGGATATTCTGATTATTGATGGCGGTAAAGGTCAGCTCGGTAAGGCCGAGGCAGTACTGGCGGAGCTGGGTGTGAACAATGTCCAGTTGCTGGGTGTGGCCAAAGGTACCACGCGCAAGGCGGGGTTCGAGACGCTGTATTGGGCGGAGAGCGGTAAAGAGATTGTGATGTCGAGCGATTCGCCGGCGCTGCATTTGCTACAGCATATTCGCGATGAGGCGCACCGGTTTGCGATTACCGGACATCGCCAGCGGCGGGACAAGAAGCGGCGCACGTCCAGTCTGGAGGGGGTGCCAGGGGTGGGTGCCGGCCGCCGTCGGGAGCTGTTGCGTCATTTTGGTGGGCTGCAGGAGGTACAGAAGGCCAGCGTGGCGGATCTCGCCAAGGTGCCGGGAATCAGCAAACGCCTGGCGGAGGAAATTTACGGCCATTTTCATGGCTGA
- a CDS encoding response regulator, protein MTKILVVDDHDLVRMGIVRMLADVAGFDVVGDAKSGEEAVTKARVLVPDVVLMDVKMPGMGGLEATKKLRQINPEVKIIAVTACDDSLYPTRLMQAGAVGYVTKGAEFTEITDAINKVIRGDLYMSNAIAQQLALKNFAGEGDTSSPFEKLSQRELQTAMLIANGQKVQDIADIFCVSPKTVNSYRYRIFEKLDINSDVELTLLAVKHNFLDPEAVV, encoded by the coding sequence TTGACAAAGATTCTGGTAGTAGACGACCACGACCTGGTTCGCATGGGCATTGTGCGCATGCTGGCCGACGTGGCCGGCTTTGATGTAGTAGGAGATGCCAAAAGCGGCGAGGAAGCCGTCACCAAGGCACGGGTACTGGTGCCCGACGTTGTGCTCATGGATGTGAAAATGCCCGGTATGGGCGGTCTGGAAGCCACCAAAAAACTGCGGCAGATCAATCCCGAAGTGAAGATCATCGCGGTCACCGCCTGCGATGACAGTCTGTATCCCACCCGACTGATGCAGGCCGGCGCGGTCGGCTACGTCACCAAGGGGGCCGAATTCACCGAAATTACCGACGCCATCAACAAGGTGATTCGCGGTGACCTTTATATGAGTAACGCCATCGCCCAGCAGTTGGCCCTGAAAAATTTTGCCGGAGAAGGGGACACGTCCTCGCCGTTTGAGAAACTCTCCCAGCGGGAGTTGCAGACCGCCATGCTGATTGCCAATGGCCAGAAGGTGCAGGATATTGCCGATATTTTCTGTGTCAGCCCGAAAACGGTGAACAGCTATCGGTATCGGATTTTCGAGAAGCTCGATATCAATAGCGATGTGGAGTTGACCTTGTTGGCGGTGAAGCACAATTTCCTGGATCCGGAGGCGGTGGTGTAG